A single window of Phaenicophaeus curvirostris isolate KB17595 chromosome 7, BPBGC_Pcur_1.0, whole genome shotgun sequence DNA harbors:
- the LOC138722944 gene encoding dual specificity protein kinase CLK1-like, with product MLRWFEYHRHVCIVFELQGLNTFDFMRNNGFQPFSLDDIRRMAYQICTSVNFLHMKKLTHTDLKPDNIVLVTSDYVDEYNPKLQCNEARLRKADIRIVDFGCATYDHEYHGTSVTTRPYRAPEVVLELGWSQPCDVWSVGCTLLEYYLGVLIFPTDDDKQHLAMMERLLGPLPEQMIKRVVSLKKQNYFCNGRLDWDEHSAAGLYVSRCCEALKEYMTCDDCDHNSLFDLIEKMLEYDPAKRITLQEALEHPFFLPLKQENST from the exons ATGCTGCGATGGTTCGAGTACCACAGACACGTCTGCATTGTTTTTGAGCTCCAGGGGCTGAACACCTTTGACTTCATGAGAAACAACGGCTTCCAGCCATTTAGCCTGGACGACATTAGACGCATGGCCTATCAGATCTGCACCTCTGTCAACT TTTTGCATATGAAGAAGTTGACACATACTGATCTGAAGCCAGACAATATCGTCCTTGTGACGTCTGACTATGTAGACGAGTACAACCCCAAACTG CAATGCAATGAAGCCAGGCTGAGAAAAGCAGACATCAGAATTGTGGACTTTGGGTGCGCCACGTATGATCACGAGTATCATGGCACTTCGGTGACTACCAGACCGTACAGAGCTCCCGAAGTGGTCCTAG AGCTCGGATGGTCACAGCCGTGCGACGTTTGGAGCGTAGGATGTACTCTCCTGGAATACTACCTGGGAGTCTTAATATTTCCG ACCGATGACGACAAACAACACCTGGCAATGATGGAGCGATTGCTGGGGCCTTTGCCAGAGCAAATGATTAAGAGAGTTGTCTCActaaaaaaacagaattatttctgtaatggCCGGCTGGACTGGGATGAACACAGTGCTGCTGGGCTATACGTCTCAAGGTGCTGTGAAGCCCTGAAG GAATACATGACGTGCGACGACTGCGACCACAACAGCCTGTTTGACTTGATTGAAAAGATGCTGGAGTATGACCCAGCCAAGCGTATTACTCTGCAAGAAGCACTGGAACATCCCTTCTTCCTCCCGCTCAAGCAGGAAAACAGCACATAG